In a genomic window of Trichoderma atroviride chromosome 4, complete sequence:
- a CDS encoding uncharacterized protein (EggNog:ENOG41~SECRETED:SignalP(1-23)): MHRSRLGSALFAIAGCFASLAHAAPATTSSSCKCFPGDACWPSAGDWAAFNKTVDGRLIATVPLGSPCHEASYNATECQFLQDNWLSSPIHYNSSSSVMAPLFANASCDPFQPEDTPCTLGNYVRYAVNVSTAAHVTATLQFAAKRNIRFVIRNTGHDYNGRSTGAGALSVWTHHLKDTAILDWADQFYTGKALQVGAGIQGFEALEAAHAANLIVVTGECPSVGLAGGYVQGAGHSALSTIYGLAADNALSYDVVTPNGTLVTATRALNEDLYWALSGGGGGNYGVVVSMVFRAHPDAVVAGAKFAIGTSSLGDSVLYSIVDAFHAALPAIVDSGVMIIYFFGPGFFQVPAMTAYGKTQDEAEAILKPFVDALAALNITLAPTYTQFPSYFAHYQNYWGPFPAGNIQVGTDLFGGRLIPRAVLPSFSPTAQKLVELGVTFIGVGLNVSRFGGDDANAVLPQWRSSIVEASLTLPYSFQVPFQDMVATQDTITNVVQPVIEAATPNAGAYMNEADFQQPDFQDVFFGANYPKLLQIKQKYDPSSLLYARAGVGSEVWTVAENGRMCKTQS; encoded by the exons ATGCATCGTAGTCGCCTGGGATCTGCATTGTTTGCCATTGCGGGCTGCTTTGCGAGCCTTGCCCATGCTGCACCTGCAACGACGAGCTCGTCTTGCAAATGCTTTCCTGGCGATGCATGCTGGCCCAGCGCTGGTGACTGGGCTGCCTTCAACAAGACTGTTGATGGGCGGCTGATTGCGACAGTTCCGCTGGGGTCGCCGTGCCATGAGGCGTCTTACAATGCGACGGAATGCCAGTTTCTGCAGGACAATTGGCTGTCTTCTCCAATTCA CTACAActcgtcctcgtcggtcATGGCGCCCCTGTTCGCCAACGCGAGCTGCGACCCCTTTCAGCCAGAAGACACTCCCTGCACGCTCGGCAACTACGTGCGATATGCCGTCAACGTGTCGACCGCGGCTCACGTCACCGCAACGCTCCAGTTCGCGGCCAAGCGCAACATCCGCTTCGTCATTCGCAACACGGGACACGACTACAACGGCCGCTCCACCGGGGCCGGCGCCCTTTCGGTCTGGACGCACCACCTCAAGGACACGGCGATTCTGGACTGGGCCGACCAGTTCTACACCGGCAAGGCGCTCCAGGTGGGGGCCGGCATCCAGGGCTTTGAGGCGCTCGAGGCCGCCCACGCGGCGAATCTGATTGTGGTGACGGGCGAGTGTCCCAGCGTGGGCCTTGCGGGAGGCTACGTCCAGGGCGCGGGCCACTCGGCGCTCAGCACAATCTACGGCCTGGCAGCGGACAATGCCCTCTCGTACGACGTGGTGACGCCCAACGGCACGCTGGTGACGGCAACCCGCGCCCTGAACGAGGACCTCTACTGGGCgctcagcggcggcggcggcggcaactACGGCGTGGTCGTGTCCATGGTGTTCCGCGCGCATCCAgacgccgtcgtcgccggcGCAAAGTTCGCCATCGGCACGTCCTCGCTGGGCGACAGCGTGCTGTATTCCATCGTCGACGCCTTCCACGCCGCGCTGCCGGCCATTGTCGACTCGGGCGTCATGATCATCTACTTCTTCGGCCCGGGCTTCTTCCAGGTGCCCGCCATGACGGCCTACGGCAAGACGcaggacgaggccgaggccatccTCAAGCCCTTTGTCGACGCCCTGGCCGCGCTCAACATCACGCTGGCGCCGACTTACACGCAGTTCCCCAGCTACTTTGCCCACTACCAGAACTACTGGGGCCCGTTTCCCGCCGGCAACATCCAGGTCGGCACCGACTTGTTTGGCGGGCGGCTGATCCCCCGCGCGGTGCTGCCGAGTTTCTCCCCGACGGCGCAGAAGCTGGTCGAGCTGGGCGTCACCTTTATCGGCGTGGGCCTCAACGTCTCGCgctttggcggcgatgatgcaaATGCCGTGCTGCCGCAGTGGCGCTCGTCCATTGTCGAGGCGTCGCTGACGCTGCCGTACAGCTTCCAGGTGCCCTTCCAGGACATGGTGGCCACGCAGGACACAATCACGAATGTCGTGCAGCCCGTCATCGAGGCCGCCACGCCCAACGCCGGCGCCTACATGAACGAGGCCGACTTTCAGCAGCCCGACTTCCAGGACGTCTTTTTCGGGGCAAACTAcccgaagctgctgcagattAAGCAAAAGTATGACCCGAGCAGCTTGCTGTATGCGAGGGCGGGAGTGGGCAGCGAGGTCTGGACGGTGGCTGAGAATGGCCGCATGTGCAAAACTCAGTCATGA
- a CDS encoding uncharacterized protein (EggNog:ENOG41~TransMembrane:7 (o31-53i65-88o108-130i142-165o185-209i221-239o259-283i)), whose product MIRQSIRPMRERHTMAWAYNTREGTPNHGSMIASIALAVTALSLAALCLRIYVRTRIAKAVGLDDWLIIAGWIGACGYASAIVVQTKWGLGLTSLHDMPDENVVNFGFTQYVGAPFYVLGIWGFKTSLLVSYVRLVPGAYRVVPISLAVIVTMAHIAFLLVFLLLCIPVQKQWIPTTPGHCGQAVPFYITFSSLTIIFDVITLALPFPVLLKLQMKRRRKIALLCLFALGIFVTIVQIIRIQTITSLANYLDSAEAIKWSIVETNVGIFIACVPTLAPLVTYFSEKTRSGGSSGNTPARPGDGTGFALQSWRVTKNGMRPLGSGVDRDDGGEKSTENILQGPVASVSEASEASDGAGSHGRASASARRRVD is encoded by the exons ATGATTCGGCAGTCAATTCGGCCGAT GCGGGAACGACACACAATGGCGTGGGCGTACAACACGCGGGAGGGCACGCCAAACCATGGATCCATGATAGCCTCCATTGCCCTGGCGGTAACGGCCTTGTCTCTGGCCGCGCTGTGTCTGCGGATCTATGTGCGGACGAGGATCGCAAAGGCCGTGGGTTTAG ATGACTGGCTGATCATTGCTGGCTGG ATTGGAGCTTGCGGGTACGCATCCGCAATCGTCGTCC AGACGAAATGGGGTCTTGGGCTGACTTCACTGCACGACATGCCGGATGAAAACGTCGTCAATTTTGGCTTT ACACAATATGTCGGCGCACCATT CTATGTTCTTGGTATCTGGGGCTTCAAAACCAGCCTGCTCGTATCCTACGTCCGCTTGGTTCCCGGCGCATATCGAGTAGTGCCCATTTCGCTGGCTGTGATTGTCACAATGGCACATATCGCTTTTCTACTAGTTTTCTTGCTTCTGTGCATTCCG GTACAAAAACAATGGATACCCACCACTCCAGGCCATTGTGGACAGGCAGTCCCCTTTTACATCACATTTTCATCCCTTACCATCATTTTCGACGTCATAAC GCTCGCCCTCCCTTTCCCCGTCCTCCTCAAGCTCCAAATGAAGCGCCGTCGAAAAATCGCCCTCCTATGCCTCTTCGCCCTGGGCATCTTCGTCACCATTGTGCAAATCATCCGCATCCAAACAATCACCAGCCTCGCCAACTACCTCGACTCGGCCGAAGCCATCAAGTGGTCCATTGTCGAGACAAAcgtcggcatcttcatcgcctgcGTGCCCACGCTCGCGCCCCTCGTCACGTACTTTTCGGAAAAGACgcgcagcggcggcagcagcggcaacacgCCGGCACGGCCTGGTGATGGCACCGGATTCGCGCTGCAGTCGTGGAGGGTGACGAAGAATGGCATGAGGCCCCTGGGCAGCGGCGTCGACAGGGACGACGGGGGTGAGAAGAGCACGGAGAATATCTTGCAGGGGCCGGTGGCCTCGGTGAGTGAGGCGAGTGAGGCGAGCGACGGGGCGGGATCCCATGGGCGGGCGTCTGCTTCTGCGAGGAGACGTGTCGACTGA